In uncultured Bacteroides sp., one genomic interval encodes:
- the lpdA gene encoding dihydrolipoyl dehydrogenase has translation MVYDLAIIGGGPAGYNAAERAASGGLKTVLFEKNAIGGVCLNEGCIPTKTLLYSAKILDNIKSASKYGILADANPGFDFQKIMNRKDKVVKKLTSGVGMKLKAYGVHLVEGTAFIQGEKNETISISCNNEIYSVKYLLLCTGSETVIPPIKGLSETEYWTSKEALELKELPKSLAIIGGGVIGMEFASFFNSMGVKVTVIEMLPEILGAMDKETSAMLRVDYTKKGVRFLLGTKVTEVATGKVFVEKDGKQETIEAEKILVSVGRRPVTANLGLENLHVELQKGGVKVNEYMQTSYPGVYACGDITGFSLLAHTAIREGEVAINHILGIEDKMNYDSVPGVVYTNPELAGAGKTEEELKASGTDYHVLKLPMAYSGRFVAENELGNGLCKLITDNEEHIIGCHLYGNPASELIISMSMAIDRKLTVEDLKKQIFPHPTVSEIIRESLFL, from the coding sequence ATGGTATATGATTTAGCAATTATAGGTGGCGGACCGGCAGGATATAATGCTGCTGAAAGAGCCGCTTCAGGAGGACTTAAAACAGTTCTTTTTGAAAAGAATGCAATAGGGGGAGTCTGTCTCAATGAAGGTTGTATTCCAACCAAGACTCTACTCTATTCTGCAAAAATATTGGATAATATTAAAAGTGCTTCTAAATACGGTATACTTGCTGATGCTAATCCCGGGTTCGATTTTCAAAAGATTATGAACCGTAAGGATAAGGTGGTTAAGAAACTCACATCCGGTGTTGGTATGAAACTGAAAGCTTATGGCGTTCATCTTGTTGAAGGTACAGCTTTTATTCAGGGTGAGAAAAATGAAACGATTAGTATATCTTGTAATAATGAGATTTACTCAGTCAAGTACCTGCTACTCTGCACAGGTTCCGAAACGGTAATTCCTCCTATCAAGGGGTTGTCCGAAACTGAATACTGGACTTCCAAAGAAGCACTTGAACTAAAAGAACTTCCTAAATCTCTTGCTATTATTGGTGGCGGGGTTATCGGGATGGAGTTTGCTTCTTTCTTTAACAGTATGGGAGTAAAGGTTACTGTTATAGAAATGCTGCCGGAGATATTGGGAGCTATGGACAAGGAAACCTCTGCAATGCTCAGAGTGGATTACACTAAGAAGGGAGTACGATTTCTGCTGGGAACCAAAGTCACAGAAGTAGCAACAGGAAAAGTCTTTGTTGAAAAGGATGGTAAACAGGAGACTATTGAAGCCGAAAAGATTCTGGTTAGTGTAGGCCGCAGACCGGTTACTGCCAATCTTGGTCTTGAAAATTTGCATGTTGAATTACAGAAAGGTGGAGTGAAGGTTAATGAATATATGCAGACCAGTTACCCCGGAGTCTATGCTTGTGGAGACATCACCGGATTCTCACTACTGGCACATACAGCTATTCGTGAAGGAGAGGTTGCAATTAATCACATTCTGGGAATTGAGGATAAGATGAATTACGATTCCGTTCCGGGAGTAGTGTATACCAATCCTGAACTTGCCGGAGCCGGAAAAACAGAGGAAGAGCTAAAAGCGAGCGGTACAGATTATCATGTTCTGAAGTTGCCGATGGCTTATTCAGGTCGGTTTGTTGCCGAAAATGAATTGGGCAACGGACTCTGCAAACTGATCACAGACAACGAGGAGCATATTATCGGTTGCCACTTGTATGGCAATCCTGCATCCGAGCTGATTATAAGCATGAGTATGGCCATCGACAGAAAACTGACGGTAGAAGACCTGAAGAAACAAATATTTCCGCACCCTACGGTGAGCGAGATAATCCGTGAAAGTCTGTTTCTCTGA
- a CDS encoding TIGR03915 family putative DNA repair protein — MITFIYDKTFEGLLTAVFDAYYRKTFPEALVVEGEPLPLFCDETYTVISDSEKSERVWKGLQKKLSRTALSALTACWLSELPDIDMLLFRYMRKNIDSPKSVEMNFGDPDVLEIAKIYKKVGYERERVLQFLRFQKAVDGTYFAAIEPMYNVLSLVVSHFQDRFADQKWLIYDLKREYGYYYDLSTVTEVRFEEKESHLLTGMLSEDLMMHDEKLFQQMWKEYFKSIAIKERINPRLHRQHLPVRFWKYLTEKQK, encoded by the coding sequence ATGATAACCTTCATCTATGATAAAACCTTTGAAGGATTGCTGACTGCTGTTTTCGATGCTTATTACCGAAAAACATTTCCCGAGGCATTGGTTGTAGAAGGAGAACCATTGCCTCTTTTTTGTGATGAAACATATACAGTTATCTCAGATAGCGAAAAGTCGGAACGCGTTTGGAAAGGGTTGCAAAAGAAACTTTCCCGCACTGCCTTGTCAGCTCTTACAGCTTGCTGGCTTTCAGAACTTCCGGATATAGATATGCTTCTTTTTCGTTATATGCGTAAAAATATAGATTCCCCTAAGTCGGTAGAAATGAACTTTGGCGATCCGGATGTGCTTGAAATAGCAAAAATCTATAAAAAGGTAGGTTATGAGAGAGAACGGGTTCTTCAGTTTCTCCGTTTTCAGAAAGCGGTTGATGGAACTTATTTTGCCGCTATAGAACCAATGTACAATGTCCTTTCTCTTGTTGTGAGCCATTTTCAGGATCGTTTTGCCGACCAGAAGTGGTTGATTTATGATCTGAAGCGGGAATATGGCTACTATTACGATCTTTCCACTGTTACCGAAGTTCGTTTTGAGGAAAAAGAATCCCATTTATTGACCGGTATGCTGAGCGAAGATCTTATGATGCACGATGAAAAGCTTTTTCAGCAGATGTGGAAAGAGTACTTTAAGTCAATAGCTATTAAAGAACGTATTAACCCGCGGCTTCATCGCCAACACTTGCCCGTCCGTTTTTGGAAGTATCTTACTGAAAAGCAAAAATGA